Proteins encoded by one window of Gemmatimonas aurantiaca:
- the pcaF gene encoding 3-oxoadipyl-CoA thiolase produces MQSEGLQGAWIVDGVRTPVGNLGGALSAVRADDLGAHVIGALVTRVQQANPGFDTSAIVDVILGCANQAGEDNRNVARMSALLAGLPVTVPGETVNRLCASGLNAIASAARAIRAGEGDVYIAGGVESMTRAPFVLSKGSTPFARDVQLFDTSLGWRFVNPRMKAMHGTDSMGETAENVASQYGVTRADQDAFAVRSQQKAAAARSSGRFAQEIAPVSIPQKKGDPVVVRDDEFLRPDTTMETLARLKPAFRHDGQGSVTAGNSSGLNDGGAALLLASDRGVKTHGFTPIARVVASAAAGVEPRIMGMGPVPSTRLVLERAGLTLDQMDVIELNEAFAAQSLACVRELGIADDDPRVNPNGGAIALGHPLGMSGARIALSAARQLQISGGRYALCTMCIGVGQGFAMVLERA; encoded by the coding sequence ATGCAGAGTGAAGGACTTCAGGGAGCGTGGATCGTCGATGGGGTGCGTACCCCCGTCGGAAATCTCGGTGGTGCGTTGAGTGCCGTGCGGGCCGACGATCTCGGCGCGCACGTGATCGGCGCACTCGTGACCCGCGTGCAGCAGGCCAATCCTGGTTTCGACACGAGCGCGATCGTCGATGTCATTCTCGGCTGCGCCAACCAGGCCGGCGAGGACAATCGCAACGTGGCGCGCATGTCGGCGCTGCTGGCCGGCCTGCCGGTGACGGTGCCGGGAGAGACGGTGAACCGCCTCTGTGCGTCGGGACTCAATGCGATCGCCTCCGCGGCGCGTGCCATCCGTGCCGGTGAGGGTGATGTGTACATCGCCGGGGGCGTGGAGAGCATGACCCGCGCGCCTTTTGTGCTGTCCAAGGGCAGCACGCCGTTCGCGCGCGACGTGCAGCTGTTCGACACCAGTCTGGGATGGCGCTTCGTGAATCCGCGCATGAAGGCCATGCACGGCACCGACAGCATGGGCGAGACGGCGGAGAACGTGGCCAGCCAGTACGGTGTCACACGTGCCGACCAGGACGCGTTTGCCGTGCGCTCGCAGCAGAAAGCCGCCGCGGCACGCAGCAGCGGACGATTCGCGCAGGAAATCGCGCCGGTGTCGATTCCGCAGAAGAAGGGCGATCCGGTCGTGGTGCGGGACGATGAATTTCTGCGTCCCGACACCACCATGGAGACATTGGCCCGCCTCAAGCCGGCCTTCCGCCACGATGGGCAGGGCAGTGTCACGGCCGGCAACTCCAGCGGGCTCAATGACGGTGGGGCAGCGTTGCTGCTGGCATCGGATCGGGGAGTGAAGACACACGGATTCACCCCCATCGCCCGCGTGGTCGCGTCGGCCGCGGCGGGTGTGGAACCGCGTATCATGGGCATGGGGCCGGTGCCGTCCACGCGCCTCGTGCTCGAACGGGCCGGCCTCACACTCGATCAGATGGATGTGATCGAGCTGAACGAGGCTTTCGCGGCGCAATCGCTCGCGTGTGTACGCGAACTCGGCATCGCCGATGACGATCCGCGGGTGAATCCGAACGGTGGTGCGATCGCCCTTGGCCATCCGCTCGGCATGAGCGGGGCGCGCATCGCGTTGTCGGCTGCACGGCAGTTGCAGATCAGCGGCGGACGGTATGCGCTGTGCACCATGTGCATCGGCGTGGGCCAAGGCTTCGCCATGGTGCTCGAGCGCGCGTGA
- a CDS encoding endonuclease/exonuclease/phosphatase family protein — translation MPRAHRSWLLLTLALATTACHASGGRTHTNGAAPGPATTLRPEPITIMSFNLRYDNPADGPNAWPYRRDRVAGAMRFHGPHVIGVQEALAPMLRELDVLLPGYRRVGVGRTDGAERGEFSAILYDTLRLTALESGTFWLSPTPEVVGSRGWDAALERIATWARFRDRQTGCIWLHVNTHFDHVGDSARVESARLIRRRLGALADGRPLTMTGDFNADPSHPAYLALTRGELPDGSRPLHDAMHVSATTHYGPFSTWNAFREIEEGRRIDFVFVSDGVRVLRHGVLTDRWDGRFLSDHLPVLASVLPCAR, via the coding sequence GTGCCGCGCGCGCACCGGTCGTGGTTGCTGCTGACACTCGCTCTTGCCACCACGGCCTGTCACGCATCCGGTGGACGGACGCACACGAATGGTGCGGCTCCGGGACCGGCAACGACGCTCCGGCCCGAGCCGATCACGATCATGTCGTTCAACCTCCGTTACGACAATCCCGCGGACGGACCCAATGCCTGGCCATACCGCCGCGATCGTGTGGCCGGTGCCATGCGTTTCCACGGCCCGCACGTGATCGGTGTACAGGAAGCATTGGCGCCCATGCTGCGCGAACTCGACGTGCTGTTGCCCGGATATCGCCGGGTGGGTGTCGGACGTACGGATGGCGCGGAGCGCGGTGAGTTCAGTGCCATCCTGTACGACACACTGCGTCTGACCGCGCTCGAGAGCGGAACGTTCTGGCTATCGCCCACACCGGAAGTGGTGGGCAGCCGTGGCTGGGACGCGGCGCTCGAACGTATCGCGACCTGGGCGCGTTTCCGCGATCGACAGACGGGATGCATCTGGCTGCATGTGAACACCCACTTCGATCACGTGGGGGACAGCGCGCGCGTGGAGAGCGCACGGCTCATCCGGCGTCGACTCGGCGCACTGGCCGATGGCCGTCCTCTGACCATGACCGGAGATTTCAATGCCGATCCGTCCCATCCGGCCTATCTCGCGCTGACACGCGGCGAGTTGCCCGATGGATCGCGTCCCTTGCACGACGCGATGCACGTGAGTGCCACCACGCACTATGGCCCCTTCTCCACCTGGAATGCGTTCCGGGAGATCGAGGAGGGACGTCGCATCGATTTCGTGTTCGTGAGTGATGGCGTACGGGTGCTGCGTCATGGGGTGCTGACCGATCGGTGGGATGGACGGTTTCTCTCCGATCATCTTCCGGTGCTGGCGTCCGTGCTTCCCTGTGCCCGCTGA
- a CDS encoding hotdog fold thioesterase translates to MSDAAAVVQHLMEHDAFSQWMGAEVLEAAVGRSVIRMPVRADMVNGFGTLHGGVLFAFADSAFAFATNARGMLSVAVDCSISFPVAVRPGDVLTAAAVEQSTTNRLAFCEVTVTNQDDVAVGYFRGTVYRTTRPHVISPVVSQAVSREPSGESSGESSR, encoded by the coding sequence GTGAGCGATGCGGCGGCCGTGGTGCAGCATCTCATGGAACACGACGCCTTCTCGCAGTGGATGGGCGCCGAGGTGCTCGAAGCGGCCGTGGGACGTTCGGTCATCCGCATGCCGGTGCGGGCCGACATGGTGAACGGATTCGGCACCTTGCACGGCGGGGTGTTGTTCGCGTTCGCCGACAGCGCATTCGCGTTTGCCACCAACGCCCGTGGGATGCTCAGCGTGGCGGTGGACTGCAGCATCAGCTTCCCGGTGGCCGTGCGTCCGGGTGATGTGCTCACGGCCGCGGCGGTCGAGCAGAGCACGACCAACCGCCTCGCGTTCTGCGAGGTGACGGTCACCAATCAGGACGATGTGGCGGTGGGGTATTTTCGCGGCACGGTGTATCGCACGACGCGCCCGCATGTGATATCGCCGGTGGTGTCGCAGGCAGTGTCACGGGAACCATCGGGTGAGTCCTCAGGTGAATCATCCAGGTGA
- a CDS encoding VOC family protein: MILGLRTVIYPVHDLPAGKEWYAQVLGLQAYFDEPFYVGFNVGGFELGLIPDGQAGTVGPQPLWGVSDADASFARLIELGATSLEPVTEVGGGIKVAAVLDPFGNRFGIIENPHFDRSSIR, from the coding sequence ATGATTCTCGGACTTCGGACGGTCATCTATCCCGTGCACGATCTGCCGGCAGGCAAAGAGTGGTATGCCCAGGTGCTCGGCCTGCAAGCGTATTTCGACGAACCGTTCTACGTGGGTTTCAACGTGGGCGGGTTCGAACTGGGGCTCATCCCCGATGGACAGGCTGGCACGGTGGGTCCCCAACCGTTGTGGGGTGTCTCCGACGCCGATGCATCGTTCGCGCGCCTGATCGAGCTGGGAGCCACGTCGCTGGAGCCGGTCACCGAGGTGGGCGGTGGGATCAAAGTGGCGGCGGTGCTCGACCCGTTCGGCAACCGATTCGGGATCATCGAGAACCCACACTTCGATCGGTCAAGCATCAGGTGA
- the paaZ gene encoding phenylacetic acid degradation bifunctional protein PaaZ gives MLTVQNYALGEWVTGTGPRTDLIDAVTGEKIGDASSHGLDFRAMLNYARTAGGPRLRDLTFHERAVRLKRVAQALMARKEEFYPLSYMTGATRTDSWVDIEGGIGTFFAYASRGRREFTNERFHVEGPTEPLSKGGTFVGRHILVPLEGAGVHINAFNFPVWGMLEKLAPALVAGVPCIVKPSTTGSHLTEAVFRAIIETGEFPEGALQLICGDARDLLEHVEEQDVVAFTGSASTGQKLRQSKSIVANSVRFNMEADSLNCCILGPDATPGTEEFDLFVKEVVREMTTKAGQKCTAIRRTIVPSGLEEEVIKAVSKRLASTTIGSPTAEGVRMGPLASASQVRSVGESAARIRAAAERVYGNDDFAVVGADRSKGAFYSPELLYCADPLTRLEPHDIEAFGPVNTVMPYRTLDEAVQLARLGRGSLVGSLVTADPAVAQKVVLGVAPYHGRLLVLDRSSAKESTGHGSPLPNLVHGGPGRAGGGEEMGGARGVTHYLQRVALQGSPSMLTAITREWTKGAEEVKDTVHPFRKTFDQLQVGDTIITKSRQITLADVEAFAALSGDTFYAHMNDEHARSNGVFEGRVAHGYFVVSAAAGLFVDPDLGPVLANYGLEKLRFTKPVYPGDTIHVRLTVKQKTAKDVPEGTIPQGVVEWDVEVFNQNDEAVAVYSILTLVARGDVKAPAQVS, from the coding sequence ATGTTGACGGTGCAGAACTACGCCCTTGGCGAGTGGGTCACGGGCACGGGCCCGCGCACGGATCTGATCGATGCGGTGACCGGCGAGAAGATCGGCGATGCGTCGAGTCATGGACTCGATTTCAGGGCGATGCTGAACTATGCCCGGACGGCGGGCGGTCCCCGGCTGCGCGACCTCACGTTCCATGAACGGGCGGTGCGTCTCAAGCGCGTGGCCCAGGCGCTCATGGCGCGCAAGGAAGAGTTCTATCCCCTGTCGTACATGACCGGTGCCACACGCACCGATTCGTGGGTCGACATCGAGGGCGGTATCGGCACGTTCTTCGCCTATGCCAGCCGTGGGCGTCGTGAATTCACGAACGAGCGCTTCCATGTGGAAGGGCCCACCGAACCGCTGTCGAAGGGCGGGACCTTCGTGGGGCGGCACATTCTGGTGCCGCTCGAAGGCGCGGGGGTACACATCAATGCCTTCAACTTCCCCGTGTGGGGCATGCTCGAGAAGCTGGCGCCGGCGCTGGTGGCCGGTGTGCCCTGCATCGTGAAGCCGTCCACCACGGGCAGTCATCTCACCGAAGCGGTGTTCCGGGCGATCATCGAGACGGGCGAGTTTCCGGAAGGCGCCCTGCAGCTCATCTGCGGCGATGCGCGCGATCTGCTCGAACACGTGGAAGAGCAGGACGTGGTGGCTTTCACCGGTTCGGCGTCCACCGGCCAGAAGCTGCGTCAGAGCAAGTCGATCGTGGCCAACTCCGTGCGCTTCAACATGGAGGCCGATTCGCTCAACTGCTGCATTCTTGGCCCCGATGCCACGCCGGGCACCGAGGAGTTCGATCTGTTCGTGAAGGAGGTGGTGCGCGAGATGACCACCAAGGCCGGTCAGAAGTGTACGGCCATCCGTCGCACGATCGTGCCCAGCGGACTCGAGGAAGAGGTGATCAAGGCGGTGTCGAAGCGGTTGGCCAGCACCACCATCGGCAGTCCGACGGCGGAGGGTGTGCGCATGGGACCGCTCGCATCGGCCAGTCAGGTGCGTTCGGTGGGTGAGAGCGCGGCCCGCATCCGTGCCGCAGCCGAGCGTGTGTACGGCAATGACGACTTCGCGGTGGTGGGCGCCGATCGTAGCAAAGGCGCGTTCTATTCGCCCGAACTGCTGTACTGCGCCGATCCGCTCACCCGTCTCGAACCGCACGATATCGAAGCGTTCGGACCGGTGAACACCGTGATGCCGTACCGGACGCTCGATGAAGCCGTGCAACTCGCGCGTCTGGGGCGCGGCTCGCTCGTGGGTTCACTGGTGACGGCCGATCCGGCGGTGGCGCAGAAGGTGGTGCTGGGCGTGGCACCGTACCACGGTCGTCTGCTGGTGCTCGATCGCTCCAGTGCGAAGGAGAGCACCGGGCATGGCTCCCCGTTGCCGAATCTCGTGCATGGCGGCCCGGGGCGTGCCGGTGGTGGCGAGGAAATGGGCGGTGCGCGCGGGGTGACGCACTATCTGCAGCGGGTGGCGTTGCAGGGAAGTCCGAGCATGCTCACCGCCATCACGCGCGAATGGACGAAGGGCGCCGAGGAAGTGAAGGACACGGTGCATCCGTTCCGGAAGACGTTCGATCAGTTGCAGGTGGGCGATACGATCATCACGAAGTCGCGTCAGATCACGCTGGCCGATGTGGAAGCGTTCGCGGCATTGAGCGGCGATACGTTCTATGCGCACATGAACGACGAGCATGCGCGCAGCAACGGCGTGTTCGAAGGACGGGTGGCGCACGGGTACTTCGTGGTGTCGGCGGCGGCCGGTCTGTTCGTCGATCCCGACCTCGGTCCGGTGCTCGCCAACTACGGTCTCGAGAAACTGCGTTTCACGAAGCCCGTGTATCCCGGTGACACCATTCATGTGCGTCTGACCGTGAAGCAGAAGACGGCCAAGGACGTGCCCGAAGGCACCATCCCGCAGGGTGTGGTGGAGTGGGACGTGGAGGTGTTCAACCAGAACGACGAGGCGGTCGCGGTCTACTCGATCCTGACGCTGGTGGCGCGTGGTGACGTCAAGGCCCCTGCGCAGGTATCCTGA
- a CDS encoding 3-hydroxyacyl-CoA dehydrogenase NAD-binding domain-containing protein, whose translation MKVGVVGAGAMGAGIAQVAAMFGHEVVLADAFAAALPRARAGHEKAIARDVEKGRLTREAGDAVLGRFTYVEGVETAQLAAFADCGIVIEAIVEQLAVKQELFRALETVVADDTILASNTSSLSIAAIAGACRGSHRVVGVHFFNPAPVMPLVEIIPAITTDRSVAAAARALVTSWKKVTVMAADTPGFLVNRVARPFYGEALRIREEGIADAATIDWALRTIGGFRMGPFELMDFIGLDVNFAVTRSVYDGMFQDPRYRPSLQQQRLVEAGWLGKKTGRGFYDHRDGATKPAPTEDAALGQAIVDRVLAMLVNEAVDFVHLQLGTPEDVELAMTTGVNYPRGLLAWGDAIGAATVLARLDALYRESGDMRYRASVRLRRAVAAGTPLSGSPSPSSSDARRDS comes from the coding sequence ATGAAAGTGGGTGTGGTGGGTGCGGGCGCCATGGGTGCGGGCATCGCGCAGGTGGCGGCGATGTTCGGCCACGAGGTGGTGCTCGCCGATGCGTTTGCCGCCGCGTTGCCGCGCGCGCGTGCGGGACACGAGAAGGCCATCGCGCGTGACGTGGAGAAAGGTCGGCTCACGCGCGAGGCCGGCGATGCGGTGCTGGGGCGTTTCACGTACGTGGAAGGTGTGGAGACCGCACAACTCGCGGCGTTCGCCGATTGTGGCATCGTCATCGAAGCCATCGTCGAGCAGTTGGCCGTGAAGCAGGAACTCTTCCGCGCCCTCGAAACCGTGGTGGCCGACGACACCATCCTCGCCAGCAACACATCGTCGCTGTCGATCGCGGCCATTGCCGGCGCCTGTCGTGGCAGCCATCGCGTGGTGGGCGTGCATTTCTTCAATCCGGCGCCGGTCATGCCGCTGGTGGAGATCATTCCGGCCATCACCACCGACAGGTCGGTGGCTGCGGCCGCACGTGCGCTGGTCACGTCGTGGAAGAAGGTCACCGTGATGGCGGCCGATACTCCGGGCTTTCTGGTCAACCGGGTGGCCCGTCCGTTTTACGGCGAAGCGCTGCGCATCCGCGAAGAGGGCATTGCCGATGCCGCCACGATCGACTGGGCGCTGCGCACGATCGGTGGATTCCGCATGGGACCGTTCGAACTCATGGATTTCATCGGGCTCGACGTGAATTTCGCCGTCACCCGTTCGGTGTACGATGGCATGTTTCAGGACCCGCGCTATCGGCCCAGTCTGCAGCAGCAGCGTCTCGTCGAAGCCGGATGGCTGGGCAAAAAAACGGGGCGTGGCTTCTACGATCACCGTGACGGTGCGACGAAGCCCGCGCCCACCGAAGATGCGGCGCTCGGTCAGGCCATCGTCGATCGTGTGCTGGCCATGCTGGTGAACGAGGCCGTGGATTTTGTGCATCTGCAGCTCGGCACGCCGGAGGACGTGGAACTGGCCATGACCACCGGGGTGAATTATCCCCGTGGCCTGCTCGCGTGGGGTGACGCCATCGGCGCGGCGACGGTGCTCGCGCGACTCGATGCGTTGTATCGGGAGAGCGGTGACATGCGGTACCGGGCCAGCGTGCGCCTCCGGCGTGCGGTGGCCGCGGGAACTCCGCTGTCCGGGTCTCCGTCTCCGTCTTCCTCCGATGCGCGGCGGGATTCGTGA
- a CDS encoding VOC family protein, whose translation MSNPAKNTVCVWYDNGAEEAARFYAQTFPDSSVGAVHRAPGDFPSGKQGDVLTVEFTVMGIPCIGLNGGPAFKHTEAFSFQVATVDQEETDRYWNAIVGSGGEESMCGWCRDRWGVSWQITPIALTRAVVDPDRAVAKRVFEAMMTMKKIDIAAIEAARRG comes from the coding sequence ATGAGCAACCCTGCCAAGAATACGGTCTGCGTGTGGTACGACAACGGTGCCGAAGAAGCGGCACGGTTTTACGCTCAGACCTTTCCGGATTCATCCGTGGGCGCGGTGCATCGGGCGCCCGGTGACTTTCCGTCGGGAAAGCAGGGAGACGTGCTGACGGTCGAGTTCACGGTCATGGGTATCCCATGCATCGGACTCAATGGAGGTCCGGCGTTCAAGCACACCGAGGCCTTCTCGTTTCAGGTCGCGACCGTCGATCAGGAAGAAACCGATCGCTACTGGAACGCGATCGTTGGTAGCGGTGGTGAGGAGAGCATGTGCGGTTGGTGCAGGGACAGATGGGGCGTGTCCTGGCAGATCACGCCGATTGCCCTCACCCGGGCGGTCGTCGATCCCGATCGTGCGGTGGCCAAGCGGGTGTTCGAAGCCATGATGACGATGAAGAAGATCGATATCGCGGCCATCGAAGCCGCACGACGGGGCTGA
- a CDS encoding transferase hexapeptide repeat family protein: MIYAFDGFIPVIDESAFIHPQATVTGNVIIGKDVYVGPGAAIRGDWGGIVIEDGCNVQENCTVHMFPGVVVTLEASAHIGHGAVVHGARIGANALVGMNAVVMDNAVVGSGCILGALCFVPTGMEIPPRKVVVGNPARIVKDVSDEMLAWKTEGTALYQQLPAAMRASWREVEPLRSLPADRPNQMAMLKNWQDTQRSREEYG, from the coding sequence ATGATCTACGCGTTCGACGGATTCATCCCGGTCATCGACGAATCGGCGTTCATTCATCCGCAGGCGACGGTCACGGGCAATGTGATCATCGGCAAGGATGTGTACGTCGGCCCGGGGGCCGCGATTCGGGGCGACTGGGGCGGCATCGTGATCGAGGACGGTTGCAATGTGCAGGAGAACTGCACGGTGCACATGTTCCCCGGCGTGGTCGTGACGCTCGAAGCCTCGGCGCACATCGGACACGGCGCCGTCGTGCACGGTGCACGCATCGGCGCGAACGCCCTCGTGGGCATGAACGCCGTGGTGATGGACAATGCGGTGGTGGGGAGCGGCTGCATCCTCGGCGCGCTCTGCTTCGTGCCCACCGGCATGGAGATTCCACCGCGCAAGGTGGTGGTCGGCAACCCGGCCCGGATCGTGAAGGATGTCAGCGACGAGATGCTGGCATGGAAAACCGAAGGCACGGCGCTGTATCAGCAGTTGCCGGCGGCCATGCGGGCATCGTGGCGCGAGGTGGAACCGTTGCGCAGCCTGCCCGCCGACCGGCCGAACCAGATGGCGATGCTCAAGAACTGGCAGGACACCCAGCGCTCACGCGAGGAATACGGTTGA
- a CDS encoding MATE family efflux transporter produces the protein MATSSPRSIDRSIVEGPIGPAVWKMAWPSVVQNVIAGAQGMIDHALVGHLVGFAGNAAMGVGYQVFLVVMVFISSLFSGMAVLVARFAGAGDHAGVNRAASQAFLLALGLSVGVLAPVGYVLAPTLLGLVHASPTVQAEALPFLRIMFVFGFGMMMFFMLGGALRAAGDSRTPMRLGIALTIGNVVFNVLLIRGAGPIPAMGTAGAAAGVMISSGLVAIYAIMKLFSGAWVIDFRGMSWKPDWEIIRALFRFGLPTGLQGIAMNVAGVMLLRFIGSTANSAEAQAAYVVGYTQLFSLVTWTSVGLMGAAAAVAGQNLGAGHPERSRLAVRHAAKIGLSIAAAVGVTFLLIPQFLLSIFGMTEPDVVRIGRELLAYLSVSGLFITVALTFTGGLQGTGDTRSPLYITLVSQFALPIGFLTIMESMGQLQPHHIWLAIVMGHALRCVLSAWRFEQGRWRAIQLGLGR, from the coding sequence ATGGCCACGTCGTCCCCGCGCTCCATCGACCGTTCGATCGTCGAAGGACCCATTGGTCCCGCGGTGTGGAAGATGGCGTGGCCATCGGTGGTGCAGAACGTGATTGCCGGAGCCCAGGGGATGATCGATCACGCACTGGTCGGTCATCTCGTGGGGTTTGCGGGCAACGCCGCGATGGGGGTGGGCTACCAGGTGTTTCTGGTGGTGATGGTGTTCATCTCGTCGCTGTTCAGTGGGATGGCGGTGCTGGTGGCCCGATTTGCGGGAGCGGGCGATCATGCGGGCGTGAACCGTGCGGCGTCGCAGGCGTTCCTGTTGGCATTGGGACTGAGTGTCGGTGTGCTCGCACCGGTGGGATATGTCCTGGCGCCGACACTGCTGGGGCTCGTGCATGCATCGCCCACGGTGCAGGCCGAAGCGCTGCCGTTTCTTCGCATCATGTTCGTGTTCGGATTCGGCATGATGATGTTCTTCATGCTGGGTGGGGCGCTGCGGGCGGCGGGTGATTCACGCACACCCATGCGGCTCGGCATCGCCCTCACCATCGGCAATGTGGTGTTCAATGTGTTGCTCATCCGCGGCGCGGGACCGATTCCCGCCATGGGCACGGCGGGTGCAGCGGCGGGCGTGATGATCTCCAGCGGACTGGTGGCGATCTACGCGATCATGAAGTTGTTCAGCGGCGCATGGGTGATCGATTTCCGCGGCATGTCGTGGAAGCCCGACTGGGAGATCATCCGGGCGTTGTTCCGCTTCGGCTTGCCCACGGGCCTGCAGGGCATCGCGATGAACGTGGCGGGGGTGATGCTGCTGCGCTTCATCGGTTCCACGGCCAACAGTGCGGAAGCGCAGGCGGCGTATGTGGTGGGATACACCCAGTTGTTCTCGCTGGTGACCTGGACGTCGGTGGGGCTCATGGGCGCCGCGGCGGCCGTGGCCGGCCAGAACCTCGGGGCAGGCCACCCCGAACGCAGCCGCCTGGCCGTGCGTCATGCGGCGAAGATCGGACTCTCCATCGCCGCGGCGGTCGGGGTGACGTTCTTGCTCATTCCGCAGTTCCTGCTGAGCATCTTCGGCATGACCGAACCCGACGTCGTGCGCATCGGCCGCGAGTTGCTCGCATACCTGAGTGTGTCGGGTCTGTTCATCACCGTGGCGCTCACATTCACCGGCGGATTGCAGGGCACCGGTGACACCAGGAGTCCGCTGTATATCACGCTCGTTTCGCAGTTCGCGCTGCCCATCGGTTTTCTCACCATCATGGAATCGATGGGGCAGCTCCAACCCCATCACATCTGGTTGGCGATCGTGATGGGGCATGCGCTGCGATGTGTGTTGAGCGCCTGGCGATTCGAGCAGGGGCGGTGGCGGGCGATCCAGTTGGGGCTGGGCCGGTAG
- the paaG gene encoding 2-(1,2-epoxy-1,2-dihydrophenyl)acetyl-CoA isomerase PaaG produces MSASSSSLLVEQADGVLTLTLNRPDVLNSFNREMAFALQDALRRAADDPTVRAVVLTGAGRGFCAGQDLAEALPQDGGPMPDIGEIVKICYNPVIRAIRSLEKPVLCAVNGIAAGAGANLAFACDITIAAEEASFVESFAKLGLIPDTSGTFFVPRLVGVQRATGMFFLAEKMGAAQAKAWGLIWDVAPRADLMDTVQKLAKQLATQATRGFGLTKRAMNASFGNDLDAQLDVEAQAMHEAGRTADYEEGVRAFLEKRAPVYRGA; encoded by the coding sequence ATGTCTGCTTCCTCCTCTTCTCTCCTCGTTGAACAGGCGGATGGCGTCCTCACGCTGACGCTGAACCGCCCCGATGTTCTCAACAGCTTCAATCGCGAAATGGCGTTCGCGCTGCAGGATGCGCTGCGTCGGGCCGCGGACGATCCGACGGTGCGTGCAGTGGTCCTTACGGGCGCGGGACGCGGGTTCTGCGCCGGTCAGGACCTCGCGGAGGCGCTGCCGCAGGATGGGGGACCGATGCCGGACATCGGTGAGATCGTGAAGATCTGCTACAACCCGGTCATCCGGGCGATCCGTTCGCTGGAGAAGCCGGTGTTGTGCGCGGTGAATGGCATCGCCGCCGGTGCGGGCGCGAACCTGGCGTTCGCGTGCGACATCACGATCGCAGCGGAGGAGGCGAGTTTTGTGGAGAGCTTCGCCAAGCTGGGCCTCATCCCCGACACCAGCGGTACGTTCTTCGTGCCGCGTCTGGTGGGGGTGCAGCGGGCCACGGGCATGTTCTTTCTCGCCGAGAAGATGGGCGCGGCACAGGCCAAAGCATGGGGACTCATCTGGGATGTGGCGCCCAGGGCCGACCTGATGGACACCGTGCAGAAGCTGGCGAAACAGCTGGCCACGCAGGCGACGCGCGGGTTCGGGCTCACCAAACGGGCGATGAATGCGTCGTTCGGCAACGATCTCGACGCGCAGCTCGACGTGGAAGCACAGGCCATGCACGAAGCGGGACGCACGGCCGACTACGAAGAAGGGGTCCGGGCGTTTCTTGAGAAGCGCGCGCCAGTCTATCGCGGGGCCTGA